A genomic segment from Oncorhynchus clarkii lewisi isolate Uvic-CL-2024 chromosome 12, UVic_Ocla_1.0, whole genome shotgun sequence encodes:
- the LOC139421985 gene encoding uncharacterized protein, which yields MSANVSPPNTALVAELSFSFQDELTATIQNALGVAVEVAVVEVTKLVGQVLRDVRDQMHETLRDNKSLKFRLQAAEIELCAARGEERQVESIIGDKASTNSRIQQVHQQLNSLNVSQNTIKSGREGEHGVHESNQSLHTKNVEDRYGGFESEVADIPAYLNESFCEIREDGRICTQDIKPDLLGKSTLSQRDAAGTKAVLPNMYSDTHEDAEHFNRACTETTAGHDTSTLDSHPFPEVTTKNAEVKCLVEVKVESADLGCSRNSGPHTEGGEEDYCPDSLSLAQTRLLEDWRPEALQLPHRDPDSFTPSTSHSLSDSPIFNPDIPDLDILSSSSATGPHAGFGKQQYPPRETAGASTSHSHQMYSPQIDEVNNMAAAQHICKICGEKFHLSEELRRHRSLVHPKDMNKLPKRNLYPPGRSPYHCSLCGRDFNRMEHLKIHQRIHTGERPYACTVCNARFRHSWALTRHFRIHTGEKPYTCSQCGKTFRNCGGLRFHQRTHSMGGVG from the exons ATGTCGGCAAACGTGagtcctccaaacacggcgtTGGTAGCAGAATTATCATTTTCGTTTCAGGATGAATTGACTGCTACTATACAAAATGCATTAGGAGTAGCAGTGGAGGTAGCGGTGGTTGAGGTTACAAAACTAGTCGGCCAAGTGTTGAGGGACGTGCGGGATCAAATGCACGAGACGCTGCGGGACAATAAGTCACTAAAGTTTCGCTTGCAAGCGGCCGAAATTGAATTATGTGCAGCGCGAGGAGAGGAACGTCAAGTAGAATCAATAATAGGGGACAAAGCCAGTACCAATAGTAGAATTCAACAGGTTCATCAGCAGCTGAATTCTCTAAACGTCTCACAAAATACAATCAAAtcgggaagagaaggagagcatgGGGTTCATGAATCCAATCAGTCTCTTCATACAAAAAATGTTGAGGATAGGTATGGAGGATTTGAATCAGAAGTTGCTGATATCCCTGCATATCTTAACGAATCGTTTTGTGAGATCCGTGAGGATGGTCGTATCTGCACTCAAGATATTAAACCAGATTTATTGGGCAAGTCGACCTTAAGTCAAAGAGATGCAGCTG GGACTAAAGCGGTTCTCCCAAACATGTACTCAGACACCCATGAAGATGCTGAACATTTTAACCGAGCATGCACAGAGACAACCGCAGGACATGACACATCCACACTTGACAGCCATCCCTTCCCTGAAGTTACCACAAAGAATGCAGAGGTGAAGTGTCTGGTTGAAGTGAAGGTGGAGTCTGCAGACCTGGGATGCAGTAGGAACTCTGGTCCCCACAccgaaggaggagaagaggactaCTGTCCAGACAGTCTCTCCTTGGCTCAAACTAGGCTGCTGGAGGATTGGAGGCCGGAGGCACTGCAGCTCCCTCACAGGGATCCAGACTCATTCACCCCCTCCACTAGCCACTCTCTAT CGGACTCCCCAATCTTCAACCCAGACATTCCAGACTTGGACATCCTATCGTCTTCTTCAGCCACAGGTCCCCATGCAGGCTTTGGTAAGCAGCAGTACCCACCCAGAGAGACTGCTGGGGCctccacctctcactcacatcAGATGTACAGCCCTCAGATAGATGAAGTGAACAACATGGCTGCAGCACAGCACATCTGCAAGATCTGTGGAGAAAAGTTCCATCTGTCTGAGGAGCTGCGGCGACATCGTAGTCTTGTTCACCCGAAGGACATGAACAAGCTCCCCAAGCGCAACCTCTACCCCCCTGGGCGGAGCCCGTACCACTGTTCCCTGTGTGGTCGAGACTTCAACCGCATGGAGCACCTGAAGATCCATCAGCGTATTCATACTGGAGAGAGGCCTTATGCCTGCACCGTGTGCAATGCACGCTTCCGTCACTCTTGGGCTCTCACAAGACACTTCcgcattcacacaggagagaagccctacACCTGCAGCCAGTGTGGGAAAACTTTCCGAAACTGTGGGGGGCTGCGATTTCACCAACGCACTCACTCAATGGGAGGGGTCGGCTGA
- the LOC139421986 gene encoding insulin receptor substrate 1-B-like yields MENEAAELLQQQQSYEDVRKSGYLRKQKSMHRRFFVLREATEQGPARLEYYENEKKFQSKSPVPKKALNLETCFNINKRADSKNKHMIVMYTRGESFAIAADSEEVQNEWYQAMLDLQWKCKSPENCGSGGECGLPSPPGPAFKEVWQVKVWPKGLGQARNLVGIYRLCLTDKTVNFVKLNSDMATVVLQLMNVRRCGHSENFFFIEVGRSAMTGPGEFWMQVEDSVVAQNMHETLLEAMKALSEEFRQRSKSQSVGATAGGGTASNPISVPTRRHHPNLPPSKVGFGRRSRTETPGAGGASCTSTSPTPRNGFPRARTASIGGRMEEGGGGPRGAWASSSPSLNGSCSTTPTLRPKPTRAPTPAKITLSLARYTPNPAPSPAPSLSSSSGHGSECGLVGGAMGNVAISSYTRVPQRVSVSGSPSDYGSSDEYGSSPGEHSLLVPSLPAGSHGGMGHHAHGESSSSYIVMGQRESLPGSHQRPQGRRMLRRSSSRECEAERRLHSKRSSLPLAAHERLAPRRKEEEDEDEEYTVMSQSISRDAFVSQRGSGGSAAGGSAVAVVVGETRARADGVRGEVGGGGGAPVDSGYMAMLPRVTASPVSLSLSVAVSDVGAKPGADDEYMAMTPNNSVSPPQHICLPVSEGYMVMSPNSSCSPDLHGMAMWGSRGSMESRAGSDYMNMSPISIRSACSTPPSQPEQNQLQPKMVYSYFSLPRSYKHTLSTRFEDDLDQGKRKEGGHHDHDGPGNRGGQVDYSKRDTATVGPAGGCQLSLSSSSFSSSSASSESLDDRPKSVATGGGLRLTRTGTGFRNGGFRNGGARSKDGSYQQKRASHGPGGQQMKPRPLSVSVDMSKANTLPRVKENLLPTVPQSPGDYVSIVVRGGDMGCRRRDQWGPEHGLSVTHGTQRPLHRPALCHSGSTNLPRSFSVPLATSAASAEYVNMDLGMGNSPCPSPRSPVKSPFSLPPAIAPKPRVLARSRPSPRAAEGNVGGHRAAVPTDLLTSYTDYTEMAFSVGSVPNPAAPAMHAAQRSSMEQETGLVFPSEKSYSSPAQKQSSRLARDRVDRGDQLGRRRHRSETFIMTPPSLPFHLSSSGSLFLEIAQAASPHRHGGLEGGSPWENAQAAMSQCAIPAAPVAQASSSGSAEQGLNYIDLDLAIKDSSQAGLEGGATIPHNVFTSVHSGVVGGGMTGLGNNPGYASIDFCKSEELRAHHQSSRKDVKEC; encoded by the exons ATGGAGAACGAGGCTGCGGAGCTGCTACAGCAGCAGCAGAGCTACGAGGACGTTCGGAAAAGCGGGTATCTCCGCAAGCAGAAATCTATGCACCGGCGATTCTTCGTTTTGAGGGAAGCCACGGAACAGGGCCCTGCCCGTCTAGAATATTATGAGAATGAGAAGAAATTCCAAAGCAAGTCACCTGTCCCGAAAAAAGCGCTGAATCTGGAGACTTGCTTCAACATCAACAAGCGGGCGGATTCCAAGAACAAGCACATGATAGTGATGTATACCCGCGGGGAGAGCTTTGCCATTGCAGCAGACAGTGAGGAGGTCCAGAATGAATGGTACCAGGCCATGCTGGACCTTCAGTGGAAAT GTAAAAGCCCAGAGAATTGTGGCAGTGGTGGGGAGTGTGGACTCCCCTCTCCTCCAGGCCCAGCTTTTAAGGAGGTGTGGCAGGTCAAGGTGTGGCCTAAAGGGCTTGGCCAGGCCAGAAACCTAGTGGGCATCTACCGGCTGTGCCTGACCGACAAGACGGTCAACTTCGTCAAGCTCAACTCTGACATGGCCACCGTGGTCCTACAGCTGATGAATGTGCGTCGCTGCGGCCACTCTGAGAACTTCTTCTTCATTGAAGTGGGCCGCTCGGCCATGACGGGGCCTGGGGAGTTCTGGATGCAGGTGGAGGACTCGGTGGTGGCCCAGAACATGCATGAGACCCTGCTGGAGGCCATGAAGGCTCTGAGCGAGGAGTTCCGCCAGCGCAGTAAGTCCCAGTCTGTGGGAGCTACAGCTGGAGGTGGCACCGCCTCCAACCCCATCAGTGTCCCCACCCGCCGCCACCACCCCAACCTACCCCCCAGCAAGGTGGGCTTCGGCAGACGATCCCGGACCGAGACCCCTGGAGCAGGTGGGGCCAGCTGCACCAGCACTTCACCCACACCACGCAACGGATTCCCCAGGGCGCGTACAGCCAGCATcgggggaaggatggaggagggtggaggtggaCCCAGGGGGGCATGGGCAAGTTCCAGTCCCAGCCTGAATGGATCCTGTTCCACTACACCCACCCTGAGACCCAAGCCCACCAGAGCTCCAACCCCAGCTAAGATCACTCTCAGCCTGGCCCGCTACACCCCCAACCCAGCCCCCTCCCCAGCCCCAagcctctcctccagctctggTCATGGCTCAGAGTGTGGACTAGTTGGAGGGGCAATGGGAAATGTAGCCATTTCCTCTTACACCCGTGTCCCTCAAAGAGTCTCTGTGTCGGGCTCCCCTAGTGACTATGGCTCCTCAGACGAGTATGGCTCCAGCCCTGGAGAGCACTCCCTGCTTGTCCCCAGTCTGCCAGCAGGGTCCCATGGGGGGATGGGACACCATGCTCATGGAGAGAGCTCTTCCAGCTACATAGTGatgggccagagagagagcctCCCTGGGTCCCATCAGCGTCCTCAGGGCCGCAGGATGCTGCGGCGCTCCTCCAGCAGGGAGTGTGAGGCAGAGCGCAGACTCCACAGCAAGAGGTCCTCCCTGCCCCTGGCTGCCCACGAACGCCTGGCCCCTCgtaggaaggaggaagaggatgaggatgaAGAGTACACTGTCATGTCGCAGAGTATTAGCAGGGATGCCTTTGTGTCACAACGTGGATCAGGGGGCTCGGCAGCAGGGGGCTCGGCAGTGGCAGTCGTGGTTGGGGAGACCCGGGCGAGGGCTGATGGGGTCcgaggagaggtgggaggaggaggaggggcaccAGTGGACAGTGGCTACATGGCCATGTTACCCAGAGTGACAGCttctcctgtttccctctctctatctgtggcCGTGTCTGACGTCGGTGCCAAACCTGGGGCTGATGATGAGTACATGGCCATGACTCCCAACAATAGTGTGTCTCCCCCCCAGCacatctgcctgcctgtctcagAGGGCTACATGGTCATGTCCCCCAATAGCAGCTGCTCCCCAGACTTGCATGGAATGGCCATGTGGGGGAGCAGGGGCAGCATGGAGAGCCGAGCTGGCAGTGACTACATGAACATGTCTCCTATTAGCATCCGCTCAGCTTGCAGCACACCCCCCTCCCAACCTGAACAGAACCAGTTACAACCCAAGATGGTCTACTCCTACTTCTCTCTGCCACGGtcctacaaacacacactctctacacGCTTCGAAGATGACTTAGATCAAGGGAAAAGAAAGGAGGGGGGTCATCATGACCACGACGGTCCTGGAAATCGGGGTGGACAAGTGGACTACAGCAAGAGGGACACAGCCACAGTTGGCCCTGCAGGAGGCTGtcaactctccctctcctcttcctccttctcttccagcTCAGCTAGCAGTGAGAGCCTGGATGATAGGCCAAAATCAGTGGCAACAGGGGGAGGGCTACGACTAACAAGAACAGGGACAGGGTTCAGGAATGGCGGGTTCAGGAATGGGGGAGCACGCTCAAAGGACGGATCCTATCAGCAAAAACGTGCATCGCATGGCCCAGGGGGACAGCAGATGAAGCCTCGTCCCCTCAGTGTGTCGGTGGACATGTCTAAAGCTAACACTTTGCCAAGGGTTAAGGAGAATCTCCTTCCCACAGTGCCTCAGAGCCCTGGGGATTATGTCAGCATAGTGGTCAGGGGTGGTGACATGGGGTGCAGGAGAAGAGACCAGTGGGGGCCAGAGCATGGACTGTCAGTGACCCATGGAACCCAGAGGCCCCTGCACCGTCCAGCTCTCTGCCACAGTGGCTCCACCAACCTCCCCCGCAGCTTCTCTGTACCTCTGGCCACCTCCGCTGCCTCTGCTGAGTACGTCAACATGGACTTGGGGATGGGGAACTCCCCTTGCCCATCCCCCCGGAGCCCTGTTAAATCACCTTTCAGCCTGCCCCCAGCCATCGCCCCGAAGCCCCGAGTTTTGGCCCGTAGTAGGCCCTCTCCTAGGGCAGCAGAGGGCAATGTAGGTGGGCATAGGGCGGCAGTGCCAACAGACTTACTTACATCATATACAGACTACACAGAGATGGCCTTCAGCGTGGGTTCAGTGCCTAACCCTGCAGCGCCTGCCATGCACGCTGCCCAAAGATCATCAATGGAGCAGGAAACAGGCTTGGTCTTTCCCTCAGAAAAGTCCTATTCATCTCCTGCCCAGAAGCAAAGCAGCAGGCTGGCCAGAGACAGGGTTGACAGGGGCGACCAACTGGGACGGAGACGCCACCGCTCTGAGACCTTTATCatgactcctccctctctccccttccacctATCCTCCTCAGGCTCCTTGTTCTTGGAGATTGCCCAGGCAGCATCGCCTCATCGGCACGGAGGGCTGGAGGGGGGTTCACCGTGGGAGAATGCACAGGCAGCTATGTCTCAATGTGCCATTCCTGCTGCACCTGTAGCCCAGGCTTCATCCTCTGGGTCTGCTGAACAAGGCCTTAACTATATTGATCTGGACCTGGCCATTAAGGACAGCTCTCAGGCTGGACTGGAGGGGGGAGCCACCATCCCCCACAACGTCTTCACATCCGTCCACAGTGGGGTAGTTGGGGGAGGCATGACTGGTTTGGGGAACAACCCTGGCTATGCCAGTATTGATTTCTGCAAATCAGAGGAGTTGAGAGCACATCATCAGAGCAGCAGGAAAGATGTAAAAG